ATTCTCGAAGACCCGTGGTTCGACCCGACCGTCCCCGAAAACAAGGACATGTTCAAGACCACGGTTTCGCCCGAAGACGCCCCCGACAAGCCCGTATACCTCGAACTCACTTTCGAAAAGGGAGACTGCGTCGCAATCGACGGCAAGCAGATGAAGCCCTCCGACATTCTCCGCGCGCTCAATAAAATCGGCGGCGAAAACGGCATCGGCCGCGTGGACATCGTCGAAAACCGCTTTGTCGGCATGAAGAGCCGCGGTGTGTACGAAACCCCCGGCGGCACGATTCTCGAATTCGCGCACCGCAACATGGAAACAATCACCATGGACAGGGAGCTTATGCACCTGCGCGACTCTCTTATCCCCAAGTACGCGGAACTCATCTACAACGGCTTCTGGTACGCGCCCGAACGCGAAGCTTTGCAGGCGTTCATCGACAAGAGTCAGGACACCGTAAGCGGCGTCGTGAGAATCAAGCTCTACAAGGGCAACATCACGTGCGTCGGCAGAAAGAGCCCGCTGAGCCTCTACGACGCGAACATCGCGAGCATGGAAGGCGTCAAGAGCGAATACAATCAGGACGACGCAACGGGCTTCATCAAGCTCCAGTCGCTGCGTCTGCGCCAGCGCGCGCGCAAGCAGGGCGTTTCGAAAGAGGCGTTCGCGAACAAGTCGAAACTCGTAAGAGAATAAGATGCGAATATGCTGCATTGGCGCGGGCTACGTTGGCGGCCCGACGATGACGATGATTGCCCGCAAATGTCCGGACATTCATGTGGACGTTGTCGACGTCAACGAGGCGCGCATTGCGGCGTGGAACTCCGACAACCTGCCCGTTTTCGAGCCGAATCTCGACGGGCTGGTCCGCGAGGTCAGGGGCAAAAACCTCTTTTTTACAACGGACATCGAGGGCGCGATTGACAAGG
The Opitutia bacterium KCR 482 genome window above contains:
- a CDS encoding argininosuccinate synthase, with the protein product MKVVLAYSGGLDTSVIVKWIKDRFNAEVVTFAANVGQGEELSGLAEKAKATGAVAHYTVDLQDEFVADFIYPMIRANAIYEGQYYLGTSIARPLIAKAQVEIAKAENADAVAHGATGKGNDQCRFEISYAALAPDLQIISPWRIDEFREKFPGRSEMIAYCREHNINVEASSKKPYSMDRNMLHISYEAGILEDPWFDPTVPENKDMFKTTVSPEDAPDKPVYLELTFEKGDCVAIDGKQMKPSDILRALNKIGGENGIGRVDIVENRFVGMKSRGVYETPGGTILEFAHRNMETITMDRELMHLRDSLIPKYAELIYNGFWYAPEREALQAFIDKSQDTVSGVVRIKLYKGNITCVGRKSPLSLYDANIASMEGVKSEYNQDDATGFIKLQSLRLRQRARKQGVSKEAFANKSKLVRE